One stretch of Bacteroidota bacterium DNA includes these proteins:
- the msrB gene encoding peptide-methionine (R)-S-oxide reductase MsrB, whose translation MMYFNYQNKLKRETNLLLLISSVICLLAFTSCKYNSGNQSTTSVSQNIKTTMDNKDSIQVNKTDSEWKAQLTPEQYYVLRQKGTERPFTSKWEEHYDGGTYTCVACGNELFKSDSKFDAGCGWPSFFEALDSTKITTAIDSTHGMKRVEIMCAKCGGHLGHVFDDGPKPTGLRYCVNGAALDFLKKK comes from the coding sequence ATGATGTATTTCAATTATCAAAACAAATTAAAAAGAGAGACTAACTTATTACTACTAATCAGCTCGGTTATTTGCCTGTTGGCATTTACCTCGTGCAAGTATAATTCGGGCAATCAATCAACAACAAGCGTATCACAAAATATTAAAACAACTATGGATAACAAGGATAGCATACAGGTAAACAAAACCGATTCAGAATGGAAAGCACAGTTAACGCCTGAGCAGTATTATGTATTGCGCCAAAAAGGAACGGAAAGGCCTTTTACCAGCAAATGGGAAGAGCATTACGATGGCGGAACATATACTTGTGTAGCTTGCGGAAACGAGCTTTTTAAAAGCGATAGCAAGTTTGATGCAGGTTGTGGCTGGCCAAGCTTTTTTGAAGCATTAGACAGCACTAAAATAACAACAGCCATTGACAGTACACACGGCATGAAAAGAGTAGAAATAATGTGTGCTAAATGTGGCGGCCACTTAGGTCATGTATTTGATGATGGACCTAAACCAACAGGTTTGCGCTATTGTGTAAACGGTGCTGCTTTAGATTTTTTAAAGAAGAAATAG
- a CDS encoding TatD family hydrolase, with the protein MIFTDTHTHLYSEEFGTDKIQLIEKAIKNNVTRLFMPNIDLHSIQPMLDLVWQFPDNCFPMMGLHPCSVDANVEAQLFQIQKWFKKRQFYAVGEIGLDFYWSTEFKEQQISAFTKQCQWAIQYDLPINIHSRNATDEVIAILQQMQHPKLRGIFHCFSGNAEQAKQITALGFYLGIGGVLTFKNAGLDKAIADIDLKNLVLETDAPYLAPVPHRGKRNESFYIIEVAKKLAELKQVSLQKVADITTENSKLVYGI; encoded by the coding sequence ATGATTTTTACCGATACACATACCCATTTATACTCAGAGGAGTTTGGAACCGATAAGATACAACTGATAGAAAAAGCAATAAAAAACAATGTAACAAGGCTGTTTATGCCCAATATAGATTTACATAGCATTCAGCCTATGTTAGATTTGGTATGGCAGTTTCCCGATAATTGTTTTCCCATGATGGGCTTGCATCCATGCTCGGTTGATGCCAATGTGGAAGCACAATTGTTTCAAATTCAAAAGTGGTTTAAAAAGCGTCAATTTTATGCTGTTGGTGAAATAGGTCTTGATTTTTACTGGAGCACAGAGTTTAAAGAACAACAGATAAGTGCCTTTACTAAACAATGCCAGTGGGCTATTCAATACGATTTGCCAATTAATATACACTCGCGTAATGCTACCGATGAAGTAATAGCCATATTACAACAAATGCAGCACCCGAAATTGAGGGGCATTTTTCATTGCTTTAGTGGCAATGCAGAACAAGCCAAACAAATAACAGCATTGGGTTTTTATTTAGGAATAGGAGGGGTATTAACCTTTAAAAATGCAGGTTTAGATAAAGCCATAGCCGATATAGACTTGAAAAATTTGGTATTAGAAACAGATGCCCCTTATTTAGCTCCAGTACCACATAGGGGCAAACGCAACGAAAGTTTTTATATAATTGAAGTAGCCAAAAAACTGGCCGAATTAAAGCAGGTAAGCCTGCAAAAAGTAGCCGATATAACCACCGAAAACAGTAAGCTTGTTTATGGTATTTAA
- a CDS encoding cytidine deaminase yields MELLTRESILEKFNTVNELSESDQLLLAKAKEASKNAYAPYSKFNVGCALLLANNEIILGNNQENIAYPSGLCAERVAIFHAGSNYPDVAIKAMAVTAFATGYEVTEPVMPCGACLQSISEFELRFKEPIKIILQGNTGSIYVANGTKNFLPFQFYIQELGG; encoded by the coding sequence ATGGAATTATTAACACGCGAATCAATATTAGAAAAGTTTAATACCGTTAATGAATTAAGTGAATCAGACCAATTACTTTTAGCAAAAGCCAAAGAAGCCAGTAAAAACGCCTATGCTCCATACTCTAAATTTAATGTAGGCTGTGCCTTACTGCTGGCTAACAATGAAATTATTTTAGGTAATAACCAGGAAAATATTGCTTATCCTTCAGGGTTATGTGCTGAGCGTGTTGCTATATTCCATGCAGGTTCAAACTATCCTGATGTAGCTATAAAAGCAATGGCTGTAACAGCTTTTGCAACCGGGTACGAAGTAACTGAACCCGTTATGCCTTGTGGCGCCTGTTTACAAAGTATCAGTGAATTTGAGTTGCGTTTTAAAGAGCCTATTAAAATTATTTTACAAGGTAATACCGGCTCTATTTATGTGGCCAATGGCACCAAAAACTTTTTGCCTTTTCAATTTTATATTCAGGAATTAGGCGGATAA
- a CDS encoding MmcQ/YjbR family DNA-binding protein, with protein sequence MNIEQLREYCIDKKGVEETFPFDNDTLVFKVMGKMFALTSLSNPVSVNLKCDPEKAIEWRASYGAVKPGFHMNKQHWNTVTFNEDVSDKIILQMVDDSYQLIVQSLTKKLQQELSNL encoded by the coding sequence ATGAACATAGAACAGTTAAGAGAATATTGTATTGATAAAAAAGGAGTAGAAGAAACCTTTCCTTTTGATAACGATACTTTGGTATTTAAGGTAATGGGTAAAATGTTTGCCTTAACATCATTAAGTAATCCGGTAAGTGTTAATTTAAAATGCGATCCTGAGAAGGCAATTGAATGGAGAGCTTCATACGGTGCGGTTAAGCCGGGCTTCCATATGAATAAACAACATTGGAATACAGTAACGTTTAACGAGGATGTAAGCGATAAAATAATATTACAAATGGTTGATGATTCTTACCAATTAATAGTACAGTCGCTTACCAAAAAACTACAGCAGGAGTTAAGTAATTTATAA
- a CDS encoding outer membrane beta-barrel protein, with protein MNKITLLLLFLVCFSVSKAQEFALGAKVGLTSTQVIGSDFKSFSSPDNYNGFLLGAYTRIGLVSFFIQPEILFRNLNFSVANNNNSSASNKLSYIDVPVLFGKKILKLVRVSAGPNFQFLVDKDVTISNASGTVDPLKEGDFKNFVLGAQAGLGVDVWKLSFDVRYDFSLTQIGAAAQLANNSNSVDFSTRASMLQFSIGYRFIKLP; from the coding sequence ATGAATAAAATTACATTACTACTATTGTTTTTGGTTTGTTTCTCTGTTTCAAAAGCACAGGAATTTGCATTGGGAGCAAAGGTGGGTTTAACAAGCACACAAGTAATAGGATCGGATTTTAAAAGCTTTAGCTCGCCCGATAATTACAATGGTTTTTTACTAGGGGCTTATACCCGAATAGGTTTAGTTAGTTTTTTTATACAACCTGAAATTTTATTTCGTAACCTAAACTTTAGTGTAGCCAATAACAATAATTCCAGTGCTTCCAATAAGTTAAGCTATATAGATGTACCCGTATTGTTTGGTAAAAAAATATTAAAATTAGTAAGGGTATCAGCGGGACCTAATTTTCAATTTTTAGTTGATAAGGATGTAACCATAAGTAATGCCTCCGGTACGGTAGACCCACTAAAAGAAGGCGATTTTAAAAATTTTGTTTTGGGCGCACAAGCGGGCTTAGGTGTTGATGTTTGGAAACTAAGCTTTGATGTAAGATACGATTTTAGTCTGACTCAGATAGGTGCAGCAGCTCAACTGGCTAATAACAGCAACTCGGTTGATTTTAGCACCAGGGCTTCTATGTTACAGTTTTCAATAGGATACAGATTTATAAAATTACCATGA